CGGGCATCGATGGCCACCGCATGGCATTGCGTGGGATCGCCGATGTCCTGCACGCCCTTGTCGAGCAGGAGCTTGAGAATGGAGCCGCGGTTATAAGGCGTGCCGCGGATCAGGAAATTGTCGGCGGCCTCGCCCCAATACTCCTTCAGCCATTCGATGTTCGCTTCAAATCCGCCGGCGGCTGCCACCAGCGCCGAAGCGCGGATTTCGGCTGCGCCGTCGATCGGCTGCTTCAGCTTGGCGAACAGGAACATGCCGTCCTCGATCTGGAGGTCGGTAACTTCGGCGTCGTAGACGATCTCGACGCCAAGTTTTTCGGCAGTGAGATAAAGTGCGTTCAGCATCGCTCGTCCGCCGCCCAGGAAAAACGAGTTGGTGCGGCCCAGACTCAGCGTGCCGCCGAGCGAGGGCTGCCAGCGCACGCCCTGTTCGACGACCCAGTTCAGGATGTCCTTGGACTCCCGGATCATGAATTTTGCGAGTTCCTCGTCGGTCTGCCCGCCGGTCAGGCGCAGCAGATCGTCCCAGAATTCTTCCTCGCTGTAGGGGCCGGTGAGAATCTCGGTCGCCGCATCATGGGCGCAACGCATGTTGCGGGTGTGGCGGGTGTTGCCGCCGCGATAGAATTTTGGCGCGCCTTCCAGCACCAGTACGGAGGCACCGGCGCGCCGTGCGCTGATCGCGGCGCACAACGCGGCGTTACCGCCGCCGATCACCAGCACATCGAATTTTTTAGTGAGATCGACCATGCGCTCTTGTTATCGTTGTTGGCATGGAAATCAAACCGGCGCTCGGCCAGGAAAATCCATCCGCCCCGGCGATTTTCTAGCCTGATGCAGAGGCCACGTCACGCGTCTCGTGCGCTCCGAAGTGGTGCCTCATGCGACGATGTCGCATGCAACTCGCACTGCGGAATATCTGTCGCGTCAGGGCTCGCTCTGCACGGAGGCGAGCAGCCATTGCCGGAAGGCCGCGAGCTTGGGCGGGTCGTTCCGCCCCGAGGGCGAGACCAGATAAAAACCGGCGTCGACCGGAAATGCGATGTTGAAGGGAACGACCAGCCGGCCCCTGGCGATGTCCTCCTGCACATAGGCGGTGCGGCCCATCGCAACGCCGAGGCCGTCGATCGCGGCCTGCACCGTCATGAAGATCATGTCGAAGGTGACGCCGGGCTGTTTCGAAAAATCGGCCGGCAGACCGGCCACCGTCAGCCACAGCCGCCAGTCGTCGCTGTTGGCGTTGCTGGTGTGCAGCAGCAC
This portion of the Bradyrhizobium sp. AZCC 2262 genome encodes:
- the tcuA gene encoding FAD-dependent tricarballylate dehydrogenase TcuA; the encoded protein is MVDLTKKFDVLVIGGGNAALCAAISARRAGASVLVLEGAPKFYRGGNTRHTRNMRCAHDAATEILTGPYSEEEFWDDLLRLTGGQTDEELAKFMIRESKDILNWVVEQGVRWQPSLGGTLSLGRTNSFFLGGGRAMLNALYLTAEKLGVEIVYDAEVTDLQIEDGMFLFAKLKQPIDGAAEIRASALVAAAGGFEANIEWLKEYWGEAADNFLIRGTPYNRGSILKLLLDKGVQDIGDPTQCHAVAIDARAPKFDGGIITRHDSVVFGIVVNKHAQRFYDEGEDIWPKRYAIWGRLVAAQPDQIAYIIFDSTVVTSFMPTLFPPIAGATIAELAGKLELGPAALEKTVTDFNAAVQPGTFDHTILDDCRTEGITPPKTHWARRIETPPYLAYPVRPGITFTYLGTRVNKQSRMVMKDGKPSANMFAAGEIMAGNVLGKGYAAGIGMTIGSVFGRVAGREAAKNARN